TTGGCCCACGGCCCAGCCCACTCCGGCCTTCCCAGAAACCCTAGCCACCCGCACGCCCTCGGTATGAAGTATAAACGACCCCATCTCGCCGCCCAGCTCTCTACCACCCTTCACCGCCGCCACAGTCTCCAGACCCTATCTCCCCCGTCGGAGCTCCCTGCCCCCAACCCCCCACCCCCAAACAACCATGGCGGACCGCGGCGGCGAGCGTGGTGGCGACCGCGGAGGCGAACGCGGCGGGTTCGGCCGCGGCTTCGGGCGCGGCGGGCGCGGGGACCGTGGCGGGCGCCGCGGCGGCCGTCGTGGCCCTCGCCAGGAGGAGGAGAAGTGGGTGCCCGTCACCAAGCTCGGCCGCCTCGTCAAGGAGGGCCGGTTCACCAAGATGGAGGAGATCTACCTCCACTCGCTCCCCGTCAAGGAGCACCAGATCGTGGAGCAGCTCTGCCCGGGGCTCAAGGACGAGGTGATGAAGATCACTCCCGTGCAGAAGCAGACCCGCGCCGGCCAGCGGACCCGCTTCAAGGCGTTCGTCGTCGTCGGCGACAGCAACGGCCACGTCGGGCTCGGCGTCAAGTGCGCCAAGGAGGTGGCAACGgccatccgcggcgccatcatcctCGCCAAGCTCTCCATCGTGCCCGTCAGGAGGGGCTACTGGGGGAACAAGATCGGCCTGCCCCACACCGTGCCCTGCAAGGTCACCGGCAAGTGCGGCTCTGTCACCGTGCGCATGGTGCCTGCCCCGAGGGGTTCTGGAATCGTCGCCGCTcgtgtccccaagaaggtgctccagTTCGCTGGTATTGATGATGTCTTCACTTCCTCGCGTGGATCCACCAAGACACTTGGCAACTTCGTCAAGGTATAAACTTCCCCTGCCTTTTTCCTTATTCTGCGATGCTCCCATCGTTGGTACTTTACTTTCAGTACATAATTGCTTGCATTATGTGTGCATAGTGTAGAATGTTCAGTTTAAATATGCTGAATCTTCTGTTCTGTTATGGAAGTTGATGATTGCTTTGTGCATAGTGCAGGATGTTCACTTTAAGTATTATAAGTACTTGTTAGATATAAGCTTGCATACTGTTTGCTGATTTACTCTGCTTGTTCTTCAATTGATTGATTGAAAATGTATTGCAACTTTTTTAAACAGTTCAGCTCATTTGTATAGATGCTTTTCCTAGTTGTTCATGTAATGCATTTTCGAGTTGCTGGATCATGGCATGTGTTCTAATACATTTTGTATTCATGTATTACAACCATTTAGACACTTCTGGTTGAGCATCTATTCTAACAGGGTGATACTGGTGTATTACAACCATTTTAGACATTTCTGGTTGAGCATCTAATCTCTTCTCTGTTTATACTATGGGTGTATTACAACCATTTTAGACATTTCTGGTTGAGCATCTAATCTCTTCTATGTTTATACTATGGGTGCCAAGATCTGTTTTATTTCACACCAGTCGGTTCTTATCATCTGTACAGATGATGATCTTAACTCCTGTCAGTCAGGTTGAATGCATTCTTGTTTGCGTTGACTAGTTGTCAACATGAGCTGTTAACTCTTTTGTTTCCAGGCAACCTTCGACTGCCTGATGAAGACCTATGGATTCCTCACCCCTGACTTCTGGAGGGAGACGACCTTCACCAAGGGGCCGTACCAGGAGTTCACCGACATCTTGGCGAAGCCGACAAAGGCCTTGATGCTTGATGCACCAGTTGAGAAGATAGAAGCTTAGGATGTTGGCGTAAATGGTTTTTGCTAGCTGGGAGCTGTGTAATGCACTTTGCTTTATTTAGTTATTAAGACTTTGAATCGTGCTGCTTCAGGATGTCTCTGTCTGCCGTCAAGTGTTGGTTTGTGGAACTATGCTACTCTCTTTTATCGTCAATGGATGCTACATAATTATAGATAAAAAATGACTGATTGCCATAATTATGGCttctatctatgctgctttgtGTTGTTGATGTTCTCTGCCTCACGTTCTGGGCCTGATGACGAATGGCGTAGTTTGGCTGCTGTGATTTCACCAGTCACTGCCTTTTGTATGCTGAAGAAATGACAAGGGCGTTTAGGCGTTGTACAAGCTGTATAATCAGTGCCATAAGTGATAATAACAAACTAATTAGTAAGGTAGGTGATTACTAAAAAGTGTTTGGTTCACAGCTAGATTTCATATGTAGCCACCGTAGATTGTATGGTGAGTATTGTATTTAGGTATTGCAAATCATTCAGCATGTGATGTGGTTCTAATACATTGGAATCGTGCAGGAGTTCACTTGGTGATGTTTAAGACAGCTGGAAGGATAGCATGTTCACTAACCATGTAAGTCCGTGTTATTTTGAACACAGCTTATTTCCACGCACTGCTGCTTGTCATGATGCTATGGTTGCACATCTCGTATTAGTATTATCAGGCACTTATTGTTATACCAACTTGATGAAAATGAGATAATTGACTCCTAATCATTTTGTGAAAATATTACGAGTTATCCAGAATTACATTGACCCTCGCTTCAGATATTTGTGGATCATAATGTTACtctgtgtcggagtaatgggccacgtgtAGCCTAATCCGAaccctagaacctttcaagacatcggggccggttGTGCTCCTCAAGACGTCAAGATAGAACTCCGCCTTCCGGCGGCCGGTTGGCCGAGCGGCCGACTCCCGGAAGACGGCCATACTCGGGAAGGCGGCTCCAAggcaggccgactcctagcagtcgGCCCATGGCGCCCTCAAAGTCTGCGCCCCCCATTAAGATGACAAGACAGGGTGTGGCTGCAGTGTAGCCCATCCCCTCGTATCTAAGgccgggcgtggccacagtgctccgtacaggcggagatctccgcccggcgcgacACTGTAGACACTCCGCCCCCTGACATCATTCCTgacaggcgaagccctgttcccacGACTGCTTGCCGGTACGGCCCGAAGACGGTGGGCCCTGCCGGTCAACGAGAGCCCGGAAGATGGCGGGTGCCTCACCAGTCGGACCCGagggaggccggctcccagcagTCGGCCCGTTCCTTCCTCGGGGCCCCACGCACCATCAACCAGATAAGATGCggggtggctacagtgatctccccccaggcggcggcgggactgtagccacgctcccctgacCAAGCAAGCGTCATCAGCAGCACGACAACAATAATCCACAGCCGGCAAGACCCGtgagcggcggaggcggcctgtcggctccgtaccagaccagccggcggagcccaccaggcggcgggccccagcagtcggcggagaagacgacgaCTAGAGAGactgacagccgggtcctacacccggctagattaccattgtacccctgggggtaggcctatataaaccccccagggcacccatgcaaagggttggaacctgtTAGAATTAGACTCACACCTAAGGGAAGAGGAAAGCAGGCcttgccttcttctacctctagcatacagctcgaggagcaccattgtactcactagtgccttagtgatcatgcggagaccccgcagagcaggactaggggtgttaactcctaggagagccccgaacctgcgtAAAGTGCGCCGACGTTCGTGTctatgccttatcccgcttccaggcaccggcgatgttctactcgctcccaccatgat
The Triticum dicoccoides isolate Atlit2015 ecotype Zavitan chromosome 3A, WEW_v2.0, whole genome shotgun sequence genome window above contains:
- the LOC119269605 gene encoding 40S ribosomal protein S2-3-like, whose translation is MADRGGERGGDRGGERGGFGRGFGRGGRGDRGGRRGGRRGPRQEEEKWVPVTKLGRLVKEGRFTKMEEIYLHSLPVKEHQIVEQLCPGLKDEVMKITPVQKQTRAGQRTRFKAFVVVGDSNGHVGLGVKCAKEVATAIRGAIILAKLSIVPVRRGYWGNKIGLPHTVPCKVTGKCGSVTVRMVPAPRGSGIVAARVPKKVLQFAGIDDVFTSSRGSTKTLGNFVKATFDCLMKTYGFLTPDFWRETTFTKGPYQEFTDILAKPTKALMLDAPVEKIEA